A genomic segment from Juglans regia cultivar Chandler chromosome 14, Walnut 2.0, whole genome shotgun sequence encodes:
- the LOC108996855 gene encoding UDP-glycosyltransferase 87A1-like: MDSTKTDSSAVCRVVAMPYPGRGHINPMMNLCKQLVLKSPSTIVTFVVTEEWLGIIGEEPKPANIRFATIPNVIPSEHGRGKDILGFFQAVSTKMEAPFEELLDRHEHPVTAIVADTYLVWAVGVGNRRNIPVASLMTMSATIFSVHHHLELLEQNGHFPVELSERGDELVDYIPGVPTMRVADLPALSFDYGLKVKPLSWECILLVPKAQYLLFTCVNELEPQVFDTLRAKLPIPIYPIGPSIPYLELQDNASSSHGNINGVNYFHWLDSQPIRSVLYISFGSLHSVPDAQMDEIVGGVRDSGVRCLWVSRGNNARFKNGCGDMGLVVPWCDQLKVLCHSSIGGFWTHCGWNSTIEGVFAGVPMLTFPILFDQFPNSKQIVEDWKVGWRIKKDVRSKDLVTRGEISKLLKRFMDQENNEGLKLRMRAKELQETCHIAIAEGGSTANNLEAFIKDISRGQS; this comes from the exons ATGGATTCTACCAAAACGGATTCATCCGCCGTCTGTCGCGTGGTGGCAATGCCCTATCCCGGCCGAGGCCACATCAACCCCATGATGAACCTTTGCAAGCAACTAGTTTTGAAAAGCCCATCCACCATTGTCACCTTCGTCGTCACCGAGGAGTGGCTCGGCATCATCGGCGAGGAACCTAAGCCGGCTAACATACGCTTCGCCACGATACCCAACGTCATTCCCTCCGAACATGGTCGTGGTAAAGATATTCTTGGCTTCTTTCAGGCCGTCAGCACGAAGATGGAAGCGCCCTTTGAGGAGCTACTCGACCGGCATGAACATCCGGTGACTGCCATAGTGGCCGATACTTATTTGGTATGGGCCGTCGGAGTGGGGAACCGGAGGAATATTCCGGTGGCGTCACTAATGACCATGTCCGCGACGATTTTCTCGGTGCATCACCATCTTGAGCTCCTTGAGCAGAACGGGCATTTCCCGGTTGAACTGTCAG AACGGGGAGACGAGCTTGTGGACTACATCCCTGGAGTCCCAACTATGCGTGTTGCAGATCTTCCTGCTCTTTCATTTGACTATGGATTAAAAGTCAAGCCTCTTAGCTGGGAATGTATTTTGTTGGTGCCCAAAGCGCAGTATCTACTATTCACTTGTGTCAATGAGCTTGAACCTCAAGTCTTTGACACTTTAAGAGCAAAACTTCCAATCCCCATCTACCCCATTGGCCCTTCCATACCCTACTTAGAACTTCAAGACAATGCCTCCAGCTCCCATGGTAACATCAATGGTGTGAACTATTTCCATTGGCTGGATTCTCAACCCATCCGTTCTGTCTTGTACATCTCATTTGGAAGTTTGCACTCAGTCCCAGATGCTCAAATGGATGAAATTGTTGGTGGTGTGCGAGATAGTGGTGTTAGGTGCTTGTGGGTGTCAAGGGGAAACAATGCTAGGTTTAAGAATGGTTGTGGGGATATGGGTTTGGTGGTACCGTGGTGTGACCAATTGAAGGTTTTGTGCCACTCTTCCATAGGAGGGTTTTGGACACACTGTGGATGGAATTCCACAATAGAGGGTGTTTTTGCTGGTGTTCCAATGCTTACTTTTCCCATATTGTTTGATCAATTTCCAAATAGTAAACAAATTGTAGAAGATTGGAAAGTTGGATGGAGGATTAAGAAAGATGTGAGATCTAAAGATTTGGTAACAAGAGGAGAGATTTCCAAGCTCTTAAAAAGGTTTATGGATCAAGAAAACAACGAGGGGCTCAAACTGAGGATGCGAGCAAAAGAACTTCAAGAGACCTGTCACATAGCAATTGCTGAAGGTGGATCAACTGCAAATAATCTTGAAGCTTTTATCAAAGACATTTCAAGAGGCCAATCTTGA
- the LOC108996885 gene encoding heat shock cognate 70 kDa protein 2-like, with product MQTTIEIDSLYEGIDFYTTITRARFEEMNMDLFLKCIEAVEKFLQDAKIDKHQVHDVVLVGGSTRIPKIQNMLQDFFNGKELCKSINPDEVVAYGAAVQAAILTGEGSEKVQDLLLLDVTPLSLGLETVGGVMTTLISRNTTIPTKKE from the coding sequence ATGCAGACTACCATAGAGATCGATTCTCTGTACGAAGGGATTGATTTCTACACGACAATCACGAGGGCGAGGTTCGAGGAAATGAACATGGATTTGTTCCTGAAATGTATTGAGGCGGTGGAGAAATTCCTGCAAGATGCGAAGATCGACAAGCACCAAGTTCATGACGTGGTTCTTGTAGGCGGGTCCACGAGGATTCCCAAAATTCAGAACATGTTGCAGGACTTTTTCAATGGGAAGGAGCTTTGTAAGAGTATTAACCCCGATGAAGTTGTGGCTTACGGTGCTGCGGTTCAGGCTGCGATTCTGACCGGTGAAGGGAGCGAGAAGGTGCAGGACTTGTTGCTGCTCGATGTCACGCCACTTAGTCTTGGGCTCGAAACTGTTGGTGGTGTTATGACAACTCTGATTTCTAGGAACACGACGATTCCGacaaagaaagaatag
- the LOC108996984 gene encoding UDP-glycosyltransferase 87A1-like, with translation MDPTKKSSSAVCHVVAMPYPGRGHINPMMNLCKQLVLKSPSILVTFVVTEEWLSFIGEEPKPANIRYATIPNVIPSEHGRAKDFPRFLQAVNSKMEAPFEELLDRLEHPVSAIVADTYVIWVVGVGNRRNIPVASLMTMSATVFSVVHHFELLVQNGHFPVELSERGDELVDYIPGVLTTRLADLPTFFSGDGLIILPLTRDCILSVPKAQYLLFTSVHELEAQVIDTLRAKLSIPVYPIGPSIPYLELQDNASGSDGNINGVNYFHWLDSQPFRSVLYISFGSFHSMSEAQMDEIVGGVKDSGIRYLWVSRGNTARFKDGCGDMGFVVPWCDQLKVLCHSSIGGFWTHCGWNSTLEGVFAGLPMLTSPIFFDQVPNCKRIVEDWKIGWRIKKDVKSKNLVTRGEISDLLKRFMNQENNEGLELRKRAKELQDACHKAIAEGGSTENNLQAFIRDITRGQS, from the exons ATGGATCCTACCAAAAAGAGCTCATCCGCCGTCTGCCACGTGGTGGCGATGCCATATCCCGGTCGAGGCCATATCAACCCCATGATGAACCTTTGCAAGCAACTAGTTTTGAAAAGCCCATCCATCCTCGTCACCTTCGTCGTCACCGAGGAGTGGCTCAGCTTCATCGGAGAAGAACCTAAGCCGGCTAACATACGATACGCCACGATACCCAACGTCATACCGTCCGAGCATGGTCGTGCTAAAGATTTTCCCCGCTTCCTTCAGGCCGTCAATTCGAAGATGGAAGCGCCCTTTGAGGAGCTGCTTGACCGGCTTGAGCATCCGGTGAGTGCCATAGTGGCCGATACTTATGTGATTTGGGTTGTCGGAGTGGGGAACCGGAGAAATATCCCGGTGGCGTCATTAATGACCATGTCCGCGACGGTGTTCTCGGTGGTCCACCATTTCGAGCTCCTAGTGCAGAACGGCCATTTCCCGGTTGAACTGTCAG AACGGGGAGACGAGCTTGTTGACTACATCCCCGGAGTCCTTACAACACGCCTTGCAGATCTTCCTACCTTTTTCTCTGGAGATGGGTTGATAATCTTGCCTCTTACTCGGGATTGTATTTTGTCGGTGCCCAAAGCACAATATCTACTATTCACTTCTGTCCACGAGCTTGAAGCTCAAGTCATTGATACTTTAAGAGCAAAACTTTCAATTCCCGTCTACCCAATTGGCCCTTCCATACCCTACTTAGAACTTCAAGACAATGCCTCCGGCTCCGATGGCAACATCAATGGCGTAAACTATTTCCATTGGCTAGATTCTCAACCTTTTCGTTCTGTCTTGTACATCTCATTTGGAAGTTTCCACTCTATGTCAGAAGCTCAAATGGATGAAATTGTTGGTGGGGTGAAGGACAGTGGTATCAGGTACTTGTGGGTGTCCAGGGGGAACACTGCTAGGTTTAAAGATGGTTGTGGTGATATGGGGTTCGTGGTACCTTGGTGTGACCAATTGAAGGTTTTGTGCCACTCCTCCATAGGAGGGTTTTGGACACACTGTGGATGGAATTCCACATTAGAGGGTGTTTTTGCTGGTCTTCCAATGCTTACTTCACCCATATTTTTTGATCAAGTCCCAAACTGTAAACGAATTGTAGAAGACTGGAAAATTGGATGGAGGATTAAGAAAGATGTGAAATCTAAAAATTTGGTGACAAGAGGAGAGATTTCAGATCTCTTGAAAAGGTTTATGAATCAAGAAAATAATGAGGGGCTCGAATTGAGGAAGCGAGCGAAAGAACTTCAAGATGCTTGTCACAAAGCAATTGCTGAAGGTGGATCAACTGAAAATAATCTTCAAGCTTTTATTAGGGACATTACAAGAGGCCAATCTTGA
- the LOC108996884 gene encoding UDP-glycosyltransferase 87A1-like → MVDVAGEEELGKGLRPPLAADIQVTNSYTAVCHVVAMPYPGRGHINPMMNLCKQLVLKSPSILVTFVVTEEWLGFIGEEPKPANISYATVPNVIPSEHGRAKDFPRFFQAVNTKMEAPFEELLDRLEHPVSAIVADTYVIWVVRVGNRRNIPVASLMTMSATVFSVLHHFELLVQNGHFPVELSERGDELVDYIPGVPTTRLADLPTFFSGDGLIILPLNRDCILSVPKAQYLLFTSIHELEAQVIDTLRAKLSIPVYPIGPSIPYLELQDNASDSNGNINGVNYFHWLDSQPICSVLYISFGSLYSVSDAQMDEIVGGVRDSGIRCLWVSRGNTARFKDGSCNMGFVVPWCDQLKVLCHSSIGGFWTHCGWNSTLEGVFAGLPMLTSPIFFDQVPNCKRIVEDWKIGWRIKKDVKSKNLVSRGEISDLLKRFMNQENNEGLELRKRAKELQDTCHKAIVEGGSTDNNLQAFIRDITRGQS, encoded by the exons ATGGTGGACGTTGCCGGCGAGGAAGAGCTCGGCAAGGGTCTCCGTCCACCTCTTGCCGCCGACATCCAAGTCAcg AACTCTTACACCGCCGTCTGCCACGTGGTGGCGATGCCATATCCCGGTCGAGGCCATATCAACCCCATGATGAACCTTTGCAAGCAACTAGTTTTGAAAAGCCCATCCATCCTCGTCACCTTCGTCGTCACCGAGGAGTGGCTCGGCTTCATCGGCGAAGAACCTAAGCCGGCTAACATAAGCTACGCCACGGTACCCAACGTCATACCCTCCGAGCATGGTCGTGCTAAAGACTTTCCCCGCTTCTTTCAGGCCGTCAATACGAAGATGGAAGCTCCCTTTGAGGAGCTGCTGGACCGGCTTGAGCATCCGGTGAGTGCCATAGTGGCCGATACTTATGTGATTTGGGTTGTCAGAGTGGGGAACCGGAGGAATATCCCGGTGGCGTCATTAATGACCATGTCCGCGACGGTGTTCTCGGTGCTTCACCATTTCGAGCTCCTAGTGCAGAACGGGCATTTCCCGGTTGAACTGTCAG AACGGGGAGACGAGCTTGTTGACTACATCCCCGGAGTCCCTACAACACGCCTTGCAGATCTTCCTACCTTTTTCTCTGGAGATGGGCTGATAATCTTGCCTCTTAATCGGGATTGTATTTTGTCAGTACCAAAAGCACAATATCTACTATTCACTTCCATCCACGAGCTTGAAGCACAAGTCATTGACACTTTAAGAGCAAAACTTTCAATCCCCGTCTACCCAATTGGCCCTTCCATACCCTACTTAGAACTTCAAGACAATGCCTCTGACTCTAATGGCAACATCAATGGTGTAAACTATTTTCACTGGCTAGATTCTCAACCTATTTGTTCTGTCTTGTACATCTCTTTTGGAAGTCTCTACTCAGTCTCAGATGCTCAAATGGATGAAATTGTTGGTGGGGTGAGGGACAGTGGTATCAGGTGCTTGTGGGTGTCCAGGGGGAACACTGCTAGGTTTAAAGATGGTAGTTGTAATATGGGGTTCGTGGTACCCTGGTGTGACCAATTGAAGGTTTTGTGCCACTCCTCCATAGGAGGGTTTTGGACACACTGTGGATGGAATTCTACATTAGAGGGTGTTTTTGCTGGTCTTCCAATGCTTACTTCACCCATATTTTTTGATCAAGTCCCAAACTGTAAACGAATTGTGGAAGATTGGAAAATTGGATGGAGGATTAAGAAAGATGTGAAATCTAAAAATTTGGTGTCAAGAGGAGAGATTTCAGATCTCCTGAAGAGATTTATGAATCAAGAAAACAATGAAGGGCTCGAACTGAGGAAACGAGCGAAAGAACTTCAAGATACCTGTCACAAAGCAATTGTTGAAGGTGGATCAACTGATAATAATCTTCAAGCTTTTATCAGGGACATTACAAGAGGCCAATCTTGA
- the LOC108996999 gene encoding zinc finger protein CONSTANS-LIKE 16-like, translating to MGYHSFLRSPKKEEQEVPDTVLTEFSDTKDASYADEELDIMDELEGIWGIEADEKLPQNNKKYGQLNWDFMDWEEFPFREGRTEEQDHQQKVFEEESNRTTGKVIKKENLGLLGDDDHDDEKKASLNLNLNYEDVLHAWSDRGSLWADDYSPSMASNGYYTREVPVMEEERTRREARVERYKEKRHTRLFSKKIRYQVRKLNADKRPRLKGRFVKRVS from the exons ATGGGTTACCATTCGTTCTTGAGAAGTCCAAAGAAAGAAGAACAGGAAGTGCCAGATACTGTTCTAACCGAATTCTCCGACACAAAGGATGCTTCTTATGCCGATGAAGAACTCGACATCATGGATGAACTGGAGGGTATTTGGGGCATTGAAGCCGATGAAAAATTACCACAGAACAACAAGAAGTATGGTCAACTCAACTGGGATTTCATGGATTGGGAAGAATTTCCATTTAGAGAAGGCCGTACTGAAGAACAAGATCATCAGCAGAAAGTgtttgaagaagaaagcaaCCGTACAACTGGCAAGGTTATAAAGAAGGAGAATCTTGGGCTTTTGGgggatgatgatcatgatgatgagaAGAAGGCATCATTGAATTTGAACTTGAATTATGAAGATGTCTTACATGCTTGGTCCGACCGGGGCTCTCTTTGGGCCGATGATTATTCTCCTTCCATGGCAAGCAATGGCTATTAT ACGAGAGAGGTGCCTGTGATGGAAGAGGAGAGAACAAGAAGGGAAGCAAGAGTAGAAAGGTACAAGGAGAAACGCCATACCAGGTTGTTCTCAAAGAAGATAAGATACCAAGTTCGCAAACTCAATGCAGATAAAAGGCCTAGACTcaag GGTCGGTTTGTGAAGAGAGTTTCTTGA